In Verrucomicrobiia bacterium, a single genomic region encodes these proteins:
- a CDS encoding PIN domain-containing protein, translating to MIYLLDANVLIALIDTTHAHHAAAVRFFPIAQRTGWATCPIVENAFIRIFGRPGYRNGPGTPDLARTLLAQYCAAPGHRFLPDDATLLDLPRFPSLRGSMSLTDLYLLGLAVKHGGRFATFDAGIDASLVPGGETALLKL from the coding sequence ATGATCTACCTTCTCGACGCCAACGTGCTGATCGCCCTGATCGATACCACCCACGCCCATCACGCGGCAGCGGTGCGCTTTTTCCCCATCGCGCAGAGAACCGGGTGGGCAACCTGCCCGATCGTCGAGAACGCCTTCATCCGCATCTTCGGTCGTCCGGGCTACCGGAACGGGCCGGGCACCCCGGATCTGGCCCGGACGCTCCTCGCCCAATACTGCGCTGCCCCGGGCCACCGATTCCTACCGGACGACGCCACCCTCCTCGACCTGCCCCGGTTTCCGTCGCTACGGGGATCCATGTCGCTGACCGACCTCTACCTCCTCGGCCTTGCCGTCAAACACGGAGGGCGCTTTGCGACTTTCGACGCCGGCATCGACGCTTCGCTGGTCCCGGGCGGGGAAACGGCACTCTTGAAATTGTGA
- a CDS encoding YajQ family cyclic di-GMP-binding protein: MPSFDIVSEVNSMEIENAVNQAKKELLNRFDFKGSPAEIVLEKNEIRLSAQDAFKIKALEEIVIGKMAKRSISLKNVDRQDPEISPLGHARQTLRIKQGIEAPVAKEVSGFVRGLGRKVTVQIQGEALRVTGKSRDDLQAVMAAVRAGDFPVELSFTNFRD, translated from the coding sequence ATGCCGAGTTTCGACATTGTTTCGGAAGTGAACTCGATGGAGATCGAGAATGCGGTGAACCAGGCGAAGAAGGAGTTGTTGAACCGGTTCGACTTCAAGGGCAGCCCGGCGGAGATCGTCCTGGAGAAGAACGAGATTCGGTTGAGCGCCCAGGATGCGTTCAAGATCAAGGCGTTGGAGGAGATTGTGATCGGGAAGATGGCCAAGCGATCCATCAGCCTGAAGAACGTGGATCGTCAGGACCCAGAGATCTCGCCGCTGGGGCATGCGCGCCAGACCCTGCGGATCAAGCAGGGGATCGAGGCACCGGTGGCGAAGGAGGTGAGCGGGTTTGTGCGGGGTCTGGGGCGGAAGGTGACGGTGCAGATTCAGGGGGAGGCGTTGCGGGTCACCGGCAAGAGCCGGGACGATTTGCAGGCGGTGATGGCGGCGGTGCGGGCGGGGGATTTTCCGGTCGAATTGAGTTTCACGAACTTCCGGGACTAA
- a CDS encoding PEP-CTERM sorting domain-containing protein: MLVTGGLGMLGTAVLADSISPSVFTADLNVGESVTVRKTVTVDEGRPTTSKVDVYFLADTTGSMGGAINGVKASAGALLASISGLGDVQFAVGEYKDFAISPYGSPGDFPYRLNTPMTANQASAQAGINMWGASGGNDWPESNLHALKTLAEDPATGWRDGSKRLVVWFGDAYGHDSVAHPGPTEAATIAALQAASIQVEAIDVGSAGSGLDATGQATRITAATGGHKYTGPNNAAIVAVIADAIEAAFATYNTVTLDLSEVPAGLLASIVPGSYVGDYDREETRTFEFDLTFTGVAPGDYSFNVYGLVDGGRVATESDRIRVFNGTPVPEGGMTLPLLGMAAVLFGLLRRAK, encoded by the coding sequence ATGCTTGTAACGGGCGGATTGGGGATGCTCGGGACGGCGGTTCTCGCCGACTCGATCTCCCCGTCCGTGTTCACCGCCGACCTGAACGTCGGCGAATCGGTCACCGTGCGGAAGACCGTCACGGTGGATGAAGGACGGCCCACCACCTCGAAGGTTGATGTGTACTTCCTGGCGGACACGACAGGGAGCATGGGCGGTGCGATCAACGGGGTGAAGGCCTCGGCGGGAGCGCTGCTGGCTTCGATTTCGGGCCTGGGCGACGTGCAGTTCGCGGTGGGCGAGTACAAGGATTTTGCCATCAGCCCATATGGCAGCCCCGGCGACTTTCCGTACCGCCTGAACACGCCCATGACGGCCAATCAGGCTTCCGCCCAGGCTGGCATCAACATGTGGGGTGCCTCGGGCGGGAACGACTGGCCGGAGAGCAACCTGCATGCGTTGAAGACCCTGGCTGAAGATCCTGCGACCGGATGGCGGGATGGATCCAAGCGCCTGGTGGTCTGGTTCGGGGATGCGTATGGGCATGATTCCGTGGCCCATCCCGGGCCCACGGAGGCGGCCACCATCGCGGCACTGCAGGCTGCCAGCATCCAGGTCGAGGCGATCGATGTCGGCTCGGCCGGGTCCGGGCTGGACGCGACGGGTCAGGCGACCCGCATCACGGCGGCGACCGGCGGACACAAGTACACGGGGCCCAACAACGCGGCGATTGTCGCCGTGATTGCGGATGCCATCGAAGCGGCATTTGCCACGTACAACACGGTGACCCTGGACCTTTCCGAGGTGCCCGCCGGGTTGCTGGCGTCGATCGTGCCCGGTTCGTATGTCGGGGACTACGATCGTGAGGAGACCCGAACCTTCGAGTTCGATCTGACCTTCACCGGGGTCGCGCCGGGCGACTACAGCTTCAACGTGTACGGCCTGGTGGATGGCGGACGCGTGGCGACGGAGTCGGATCGGATCCGGGTGTTCAACGGCACCCCGGTTCCCGAGGGCGGGATGACCCTGCCGCTGCTGGGCATGGCGGCGGTGCTGTTCGGGCTGCTGCGCCGGGCGAAGTAA